The following coding sequences lie in one Salvia splendens isolate huo1 unplaced genomic scaffold, SspV2 ctg1183, whole genome shotgun sequence genomic window:
- the LOC121788976 gene encoding peroxisomal and mitochondrial division factor 2-like: MADESSFHEEFADADNADSDELNQRINDLEEENTKIVKEYKQQIDELKASVEKLESENADLKNQTENAQSDNKAFGAVAARAADLEGEVSRLHHDLATAMIDLQELPGLKSELEGMKGRAVEKDVKLDAAEREKALLVVELDARDKQIQVFKKNVEELEAVVGKGKGKGKGKGSAEKDGLAMKVEKMKAEISVLQSCLDDKENLIKELERHGNDSLGKRGLVCGLRQREWMLVGGSAIATAAVMVGYIHAARKH, from the coding sequence ATGGCGGACGAGTCGTCGTTCCACGAAGAATTCGCTGATGCTGACAATGCGGATTCCGACGAGCTCAATCAAAGGATCAATGATCTCGAGGAGGAGAACACTAAGATCGTCAAGGAATACAAGCAACAAATAGATGAGCTGAAGGCATCTGTTGAGAAATTGGAATCCGAGAATGCGGATTTGAAGAATCAAACAGAGAACGCGCAATCGGACAACAAGGCGTTTGGTGCTGTGGCTGCGCGCGCCGCGGATCTCGAAGGCGAGGTGTCGAGGCTGCATCACGATTTGGCGACCGCGATGATCGATTTGCAGGAATTGCCTGGATTGAAGAGCGAATTGGAGGGGATGAAAGGGAGGGCGGTGGAGAAAGATGTGAAGCTGGATGCGGCAGAGAGGGAGAAGGCGTTGCTGGTGGTGGAACTGGATGCTAGGGATAAGCAGATCCAGGTTTTCAAGAAGAATGTGGAGGAATTGGAAGCTGTGgtgggcaagggcaagggcaagggcaagggcaagggttCTGCGGAGAAGGATGGTTTGGCGATGAAGGTGGAGAAGATGAAGGCTGAAATCAGCGTTCTGCAAAGCTGTTTGGATGATAAGGAGAATTTGATCAAGGAGCTCGAGCGTCACGGCAATGATAGCCTTGGAAAGAGAGGGTTGGTTTGTGGCCTGAGGCAAAGGGAGTGGATGCTTGTGGGTGGCTCGGCCATTGCTACTGCTGCTGTAATGGTGGGGTACATACATGCTGCAAGGAAACATTGA